A genome region from Festucalex cinctus isolate MCC-2025b chromosome 17, RoL_Fcin_1.0, whole genome shotgun sequence includes the following:
- the LOC144005110 gene encoding cerebellar degeneration-related protein 2-like isoform X2, translated as MYITNEEQVQEIEYLSKQLEVLRDMNEQHAKVYEQLDGTARELERTNQTLVVDSKASQQKIERLTGTIETLQNQVESLSGQVEQLRSVEQLRVKREKRERRKTVHSFPCLRELCTAPRYEDEFVVGRAESFTLEPKRQPSEEDNQHLRAAVSALRAAVRTERGRREGAEKECSLLLADFSRLQTRVQDAESCQARVRELEAELQELQQLRRTRTFLLGNEDDGVTLTQTVLNSTPETDAFLEGGVGETGGGVREGTEGGAAGADGEALPESNPVRKSCSDTALNAIVGRDASGRRRGSYALHANSVRKRGMSILREVDEQYHALLEKYEELLGKCRRHEESLCHAGVQTSRPVSRDPSMKDCAAGHAPAPPAPPTPTRSPSTPEAIEMIGKQVEAVDKRLGHNAPEYKALFKEIFSRIQKTKMEIKASKSAKSSKSSKSGKSSK; from the exons ATGTACATCACCAATGAAGAGCAAGTGCAAGAAATTGAG TACCTGTCAAAACAGCTGGAAGTGCTCCGAGACATGAACGAACAGCACGCCAAAGTGTACGAGCAGCTGGACGGCACCGCCAGAGAGCTCGAGCGCACCAACCAAACGCTCGTCGTCGACAGCAAAGCCTCACAGCAAAAGATCGAAAG GTTAACAGGGACCATCGAGACGTTGCAGAATCAGGTGGAGTCCCTTTCGGGACAGGTGGAGCAGTTGCGCTCGGTGGAACAGCTCCGAGTCAAAAGGGAGAAAAGGGAACGACGCAAGACCGTCCACTCCTTCCCTTGTCTGAGGGAACTTTGCACGGCGCCCAG GTACGAGGATGAGTTTGTGGTGGGAAGGGCGGAAAGCTTCACTTTGGAGCCGAAGCGTCAACCGTCGGAAGAGGACAACCAGCACCTGCGAGCGGCGGTGTCGGCACTGCGAGCGGCCGTCCGGACGGAGCGCGGTCGCCGAGAGGGCGCCGAGAAGGAGTGCAGCCTGCTCCTCGCCGACTTCTCGCGCCTGCAGACGCGCGTGCAG GATGCCGAGAGTTGCCAGGCAAGGGTTCGGGAATTGGAGGCGGAGCTGCAGGAGCTGCAGCAGCTACGCCGCACCCGGACGTTCCTCCTCGGAAACGAGGACGACGGCGTCACCCTGACGCAGACCGTCCTCAACAGCACCCCGGAGACCGACGCCTTCCTGGAGGGAGGGGTCGGCGAGACGGGGGGCGGGGTCAGGGAGGGAACGGAGGgcggcgccgccggcgcggaCGGGGAGGCTCTCCCCGAGTCGAACCCCGTGAGGAAGAGCTGCAGCGACACGGCGCTCAACGCCATCGTCGGCCGGGACGCCAGCGGCCGCAGGAGGGGAAGCTACGCGCTTCACGCCAACAGCGTGAGGAAGAGGGGGATGTCCATCCTCAGGGAGGTGGACGAGCAGTACCACGCGCTGCTGGAGAAATACGAGGAGCTGCTGGGGAAATGCAGGCGCCACGAGGAGAGCCTCTGCCACGCGGGCGTCCAGACGTCCCGGCCCGTTTCCCGAGACCCGTCCATGAAAGACTGCGCCGCGGGCCACGCCCCCGCGCCCCCGGCCCCGCCCACCCCGACCCGCTCGCCCTCCACGCCGGAAGCCATCGAGATGATTGGCAAGCAAGTGGAGGCGGTGGATAAGCGTCTGGGGCACAACGCTCCGGAGTACAAGGCTCTCTTCAAGGAGATTTTCTCCCGGATCCAGAAAACCAAGATGGAGATTAAAGCTTCCAAATCGGCAAAATCGAGCAAATCGAGCAAATCAGGAAAATCTAGTAAATAG
- the LOC144005110 gene encoding cerebellar degeneration-related protein 2-like isoform X1, which translates to MLSSGTMDEFVTEEEEPWYDQRDLEQDLHLAAELGKTLLERNKELEDSLQQMYITNEEQVQEIEYLSKQLEVLRDMNEQHAKVYEQLDGTARELERTNQTLVVDSKASQQKIERLTGTIETLQNQVESLSGQVEQLRSVEQLRVKREKRERRKTVHSFPCLRELCTAPRYEDEFVVGRAESFTLEPKRQPSEEDNQHLRAAVSALRAAVRTERGRREGAEKECSLLLADFSRLQTRVQDAESCQARVRELEAELQELQQLRRTRTFLLGNEDDGVTLTQTVLNSTPETDAFLEGGVGETGGGVREGTEGGAAGADGEALPESNPVRKSCSDTALNAIVGRDASGRRRGSYALHANSVRKRGMSILREVDEQYHALLEKYEELLGKCRRHEESLCHAGVQTSRPVSRDPSMKDCAAGHAPAPPAPPTPTRSPSTPEAIEMIGKQVEAVDKRLGHNAPEYKALFKEIFSRIQKTKMEIKASKSAKSSKSSKSGKSSK; encoded by the exons ACCTCCACCTGGCTGCAGAGCTCGGAAAGACCTTGCTGGAGAGGAACAAGGAGCTGGAGGATTCCCTGCAGCAGATGTACATCACCAATGAAGAGCAAGTGCAAGAAATTGAG TACCTGTCAAAACAGCTGGAAGTGCTCCGAGACATGAACGAACAGCACGCCAAAGTGTACGAGCAGCTGGACGGCACCGCCAGAGAGCTCGAGCGCACCAACCAAACGCTCGTCGTCGACAGCAAAGCCTCACAGCAAAAGATCGAAAG GTTAACAGGGACCATCGAGACGTTGCAGAATCAGGTGGAGTCCCTTTCGGGACAGGTGGAGCAGTTGCGCTCGGTGGAACAGCTCCGAGTCAAAAGGGAGAAAAGGGAACGACGCAAGACCGTCCACTCCTTCCCTTGTCTGAGGGAACTTTGCACGGCGCCCAG GTACGAGGATGAGTTTGTGGTGGGAAGGGCGGAAAGCTTCACTTTGGAGCCGAAGCGTCAACCGTCGGAAGAGGACAACCAGCACCTGCGAGCGGCGGTGTCGGCACTGCGAGCGGCCGTCCGGACGGAGCGCGGTCGCCGAGAGGGCGCCGAGAAGGAGTGCAGCCTGCTCCTCGCCGACTTCTCGCGCCTGCAGACGCGCGTGCAG GATGCCGAGAGTTGCCAGGCAAGGGTTCGGGAATTGGAGGCGGAGCTGCAGGAGCTGCAGCAGCTACGCCGCACCCGGACGTTCCTCCTCGGAAACGAGGACGACGGCGTCACCCTGACGCAGACCGTCCTCAACAGCACCCCGGAGACCGACGCCTTCCTGGAGGGAGGGGTCGGCGAGACGGGGGGCGGGGTCAGGGAGGGAACGGAGGgcggcgccgccggcgcggaCGGGGAGGCTCTCCCCGAGTCGAACCCCGTGAGGAAGAGCTGCAGCGACACGGCGCTCAACGCCATCGTCGGCCGGGACGCCAGCGGCCGCAGGAGGGGAAGCTACGCGCTTCACGCCAACAGCGTGAGGAAGAGGGGGATGTCCATCCTCAGGGAGGTGGACGAGCAGTACCACGCGCTGCTGGAGAAATACGAGGAGCTGCTGGGGAAATGCAGGCGCCACGAGGAGAGCCTCTGCCACGCGGGCGTCCAGACGTCCCGGCCCGTTTCCCGAGACCCGTCCATGAAAGACTGCGCCGCGGGCCACGCCCCCGCGCCCCCGGCCCCGCCCACCCCGACCCGCTCGCCCTCCACGCCGGAAGCCATCGAGATGATTGGCAAGCAAGTGGAGGCGGTGGATAAGCGTCTGGGGCACAACGCTCCGGAGTACAAGGCTCTCTTCAAGGAGATTTTCTCCCGGATCCAGAAAACCAAGATGGAGATTAAAGCTTCCAAATCGGCAAAATCGAGCAAATCGAGCAAATCAGGAAAATCTAGTAAATAG